AGCAACTCGCTGATCACGCGCGCCGGGCGCAGACCCTCTGGCGATCGCCAGACCAGTGCCTGGCGCCACAGCTGTTCGAGCTGCGCGCTGACATCGGCCGCCAACAGGATCTCGGGATCGCCGATCAGCAGCGCTTCGAGGACGTGCAAGGTGTCGGCGTGCAACGACTCCAACGCGCGCAGTGCGCTCGGTCGTGATCCCGCGCGTGCCGCCAGCGCGGTCAGATCGGTAGGCACCGGTCGCGCCAGATCGGGGCGAGCCAGCAGGAGTTGGACCAGCGCAGTGTCGTCGCGCGATCGGATGTCATCGGCGTAGCTACGCGCCGGTGCGGAGCCGGTCATCGACGCGTTCGGGCGGACGCCGCCCGGCCAGCGGCCACCAACTGGTCGCCCAGCAGGCCGCCCCATTCACGGCGGACTGCACGGGACACCTCGCGAGCTCCTGCATCCTCAGCCGCCGTCAGTACCGCGTCGACCTCCTCGCCCCTGCCGACATTGTGCGCGAGGGTGATGGGCGCCAGGCTCTCGGCGGGAAGGAAGGAGACGTAGTGCTGCACCGATCCAGCGTACGGCCCGCTCGCATGTCAGGATCGGGTCATGGGTCAGGTGACGATTCCGCCGAGCGGTGAACAGTGGTCGATCAGTGCACCCGCGGACGATCGTGGCCCGGGGGCAGTTGCGATCATCACGCAGGTCGGCGGCGGCATCCGCGTCCTCAAGGTGGGTGGTGAGCCGGTCCTGCATGGCTACCCGCTGCAGAGCAAAGCCGACGGCGGCCGCGGCCAACTGCTCATGCCCTGGCCAAACCGGATCCGGGACGGCAAGTACTCCTTCGACGGGGTCAGCCAGCAGCTGGCGTTGTCCGAGCCGGGCCGCGGGAACGCCAGCCACGGCCTGGTGCGGTGGGCGCTGTGGAGCCTGGAGGACTTGGCCGACACGTCGGTAACGCTGTCGTATCTGCTTCTGCCGCAGCAGGGTTGGGATGCGTGTTTGCGGATCAAGGTCCGCTACACCGCGACCAGTAGCGGCCTGGAAGTGGCCACCAAGGTCACCAACGTGGGCACCGCGAAGGCGCCGTTCGCCTATGGCGCCCACCCCTACCTGACGACCGGTGAGACGACCGTCGACGAGGTCACTCTGACGATTCCGGCGGGGCGGAAGATCGACGTGGACGACCGGTTGATCCCGGTCGGTTCCTCCCCGGTGGGCCCGGGGACCGACTTCCGGGCGGGCGTCCCCATCGGCAGTACCTCGCTGGACACCGCGTTCACCGATCTCTCTCCTGGCGACGACGGCCGCTGGCGGGTGAGTATCGAACGGGGCGATCGGCGTACGACGATCTGGGCCGACGCGGGCGCCTTCAGTTACCTGCAGGTCTTCACCGGGGACTCGCTGCCCCCG
The window above is part of the Branchiibius hedensis genome. Proteins encoded here:
- a CDS encoding aldose 1-epimerase family protein, which codes for MGQVTIPPSGEQWSISAPADDRGPGAVAIITQVGGGIRVLKVGGEPVLHGYPLQSKADGGRGQLLMPWPNRIRDGKYSFDGVSQQLALSEPGRGNASHGLVRWALWSLEDLADTSVTLSYLLLPQQGWDACLRIKVRYTATSSGLEVATKVTNVGTAKAPFAYGAHPYLTTGETTVDEVTLTIPAGRKIDVDDRLIPVGSSPVGPGTDFRAGVPIGSTSLDTAFTDLSPGDDGRWRVSIERGDRRTTIWADAGAFSYLQVFTGDSLPPERKRRSGVAVEPMSAPANAFVSGEALTILRPGDVWSGTWGITASGRMPA